The Lacipirellula parvula genome window below encodes:
- a CDS encoding response regulator gives MKKPTNPLDLKRETRLNIAAGLAGAILLFFVIGLISYINTRTLDQDATLVRHTHEVLTALDDVLSLLRDAETGQRGYVITGDESYLAPYTNATDRVDLRLADVARLTADNPNQQARLPRLKGQISTKLDELAATIEMRREEGFEAAQERVRSDAGKIAMDSIRDQIDGMQEAERALRQERLAEMERAYNVAVTSGLAMTVCGILISILVAGLLRRAALVRRRQEWLQHAQVTLSKIMTGDQRMEELGDHILGFLADYVDATAGALFTQEGALALAATYGVPAEGGVPKRIEPGDGLLSQAIRDRRSFIVRDVPDGYLAFGSAMGKSSPKGLAIFPVQDEDGVKGVIELGFNEGVDDSITELFAMISESIAVAIRSVNYRTHLQNLLEETQRQSEELQAQGEELRVSNEELEEQSRALRESQTRLEHQQTELEQTNAQLEEQSQQLESQRDEVSRAKDEVERQARDLELASQYKSDFLANMSHELRTPLNSSLILAKLLADNPNGNLSGEQVEYARTIQGAGNDLLTLINDILDLSKIESGHMEMQPEEVRLSQLAEGLQRMFKPIADQRQLEFTIAIQPGAPETIQTDPLRLEQVLKNLLSNALKFTEKGRVTLAISSQGQGEAAFAVSDTGIGIPSHQQAMIFEAFRQADGTTNRKYGGTGLGLSISRQLTRLLGGRIELASEPGKGSTFTVTLPQVYRPVPVHDRRVDANGIGRHTPPVVPPHAANFDAPRRDSGATPDSFFVPKRIEDDRESLTGNQRVILVVEDDEPFAKILRDMAHELNFQCVIATHAEQAIALAAQYLPSAVVLDVGLPDHSGLSVLDRLKQDRRTRHIPVHVVSAGDHAQTALSLGAVGYMLKPVNREQLVEALRQLESRLTQRMRRVLVVEDDAVQLDSMQKLLGSHDVETVGVASASECLALLSDSTFDCMVLDLSLPDSTGFALLEKLSREDNYSFPPVIIYTGRELSADEEQRLRRFSKSIIIKGAKSPERLLDEVTLFLHQVVSELPPEQQRMLEKSRSRDAALEGRHILVVEDDVRNVFALSSILEPRGAIVQIARNGLEAIRAIEASGGDSTAAIDLVLMDVMMPEMDGITAVMEIRKNSQWKKLPIIMLTAKAMKDDQERCLAAGANDYMAKPIDVERLLSLVRVWMPR, from the coding sequence ATGAAGAAACCCACGAACCCTCTCGATCTTAAGCGCGAAACTCGCCTAAATATCGCCGCAGGACTCGCCGGCGCGATTCTGCTGTTCTTCGTGATCGGGCTCATCTCGTACATCAACACGCGCACTCTCGACCAGGACGCGACTCTTGTGCGGCATACGCATGAGGTGCTCACCGCGCTCGACGACGTCCTTTCGTTACTTCGAGACGCCGAGACCGGCCAGCGCGGCTACGTCATCACTGGCGACGAGTCCTACCTGGCCCCCTACACAAACGCGACTGATCGCGTCGACCTGCGGTTGGCTGACGTGGCGCGACTAACCGCTGACAATCCCAATCAGCAAGCACGCCTCCCGCGACTAAAGGGGCAAATCTCCACGAAGCTCGACGAGTTGGCGGCGACGATCGAGATGCGGCGCGAAGAAGGATTCGAAGCGGCTCAAGAACGGGTCCGCTCCGACGCCGGCAAGATTGCGATGGACTCGATCCGCGATCAAATCGACGGCATGCAGGAGGCGGAACGAGCGCTGCGACAAGAACGCCTCGCTGAAATGGAGCGCGCGTACAACGTCGCGGTGACCAGCGGACTCGCAATGACGGTGTGCGGGATTCTAATCTCGATTCTCGTCGCCGGCTTGCTCCGCCGCGCGGCGCTCGTACGCCGCCGTCAGGAATGGCTGCAGCATGCGCAAGTCACGCTCAGTAAGATCATGACCGGCGACCAGCGAATGGAGGAGTTGGGCGACCATATCCTCGGGTTCCTTGCCGATTACGTTGACGCAACTGCAGGGGCGCTCTTCACTCAGGAGGGAGCGCTCGCCCTGGCCGCGACGTACGGCGTACCAGCGGAAGGAGGCGTTCCGAAGCGGATCGAGCCGGGCGACGGACTGCTGAGCCAAGCGATCCGCGATCGCCGTTCGTTCATCGTCCGCGACGTACCTGACGGCTACCTTGCATTCGGCTCCGCGATGGGCAAGAGCTCCCCGAAGGGCCTCGCGATCTTCCCCGTCCAGGACGAAGACGGAGTGAAAGGCGTCATCGAGCTTGGTTTCAATGAAGGCGTCGACGATTCGATCACCGAGCTATTCGCAATGATTTCCGAATCGATCGCCGTCGCGATCCGATCGGTAAACTACCGCACGCACCTGCAAAATCTGCTCGAAGAAACGCAGCGGCAATCCGAGGAGCTGCAAGCTCAAGGTGAAGAGCTACGCGTCTCGAACGAAGAGCTGGAAGAACAAAGCCGCGCGCTCCGCGAATCGCAAACGCGGCTTGAACATCAGCAGACCGAACTTGAGCAAACGAACGCGCAACTCGAAGAGCAGTCGCAACAGCTTGAGTCGCAGCGCGACGAGGTGAGTCGAGCGAAGGACGAAGTCGAACGCCAAGCTCGCGACCTGGAACTCGCCAGCCAGTATAAGTCCGACTTCCTCGCGAACATGTCGCACGAATTGCGGACGCCGCTTAATTCCTCGCTGATTTTGGCCAAGCTCCTCGCCGACAATCCAAACGGCAACCTCAGCGGTGAACAAGTCGAGTACGCCAGGACCATCCAGGGCGCCGGCAACGACTTGCTCACACTGATCAACGACATTCTCGATCTCTCGAAGATCGAGTCGGGCCACATGGAGATGCAGCCCGAGGAAGTTCGCCTTTCGCAGCTGGCCGAAGGCTTGCAGCGGATGTTCAAGCCGATCGCCGATCAGCGGCAGCTGGAGTTCACCATCGCCATCCAGCCCGGCGCCCCCGAGACGATTCAAACCGATCCGCTGCGGCTAGAACAGGTGCTCAAAAACCTCCTGTCAAACGCGCTGAAATTCACCGAGAAGGGGAGAGTGACGCTCGCGATCAGCTCGCAAGGGCAGGGCGAGGCGGCGTTCGCCGTCAGCGACACCGGCATTGGCATCCCCTCGCATCAGCAGGCGATGATCTTTGAAGCGTTCCGCCAGGCGGATGGCACGACCAACCGCAAATACGGCGGCACCGGGCTGGGGCTGTCGATCTCGCGCCAGCTCACGCGGCTGCTGGGAGGACGTATCGAGCTCGCCAGCGAGCCAGGCAAGGGCAGCACGTTTACCGTCACGCTGCCGCAGGTCTACCGCCCCGTGCCGGTGCACGATCGCCGTGTCGACGCCAATGGTATTGGCCGGCACACTCCGCCCGTCGTGCCGCCACACGCCGCAAACTTCGACGCCCCGCGCCGCGACTCTGGAGCAACGCCAGATTCATTCTTTGTCCCGAAGCGGATCGAAGACGATCGCGAGTCGCTCACCGGCAATCAGCGAGTCATTTTGGTTGTCGAAGATGACGAGCCGTTCGCCAAGATCCTCCGAGATATGGCGCACGAGTTGAACTTCCAGTGCGTCATCGCGACGCATGCCGAGCAGGCGATCGCACTCGCGGCACAGTATCTGCCAAGCGCCGTGGTGCTCGACGTTGGCTTGCCGGACCACTCGGGCCTCTCGGTGCTCGATCGGCTGAAGCAGGATCGCCGCACGCGGCACATCCCCGTTCACGTCGTCTCGGCCGGCGACCATGCCCAAACGGCTCTGTCGCTCGGCGCCGTCGGCTACATGCTGAAGCCGGTGAATCGCGAACAGCTCGTCGAAGCCTTGAGGCAACTGGAATCGCGGCTTACCCAGCGAATGCGCCGCGTCCTCGTGGTGGAAGACGATGCCGTGCAGCTCGACAGCATGCAAAAGCTGCTCGGCTCGCACGATGTGGAAACCGTCGGCGTCGCGAGTGCTTCTGAATGCCTCGCGCTGCTCAGCGACTCGACCTTCGACTGCATGGTGCTCGACCTCTCGCTCCCCGATTCGACCGGCTTCGCCCTGCTGGAAAAGCTCAGCCGCGAAGACAACTACTCGTTCCCGCCGGTGATCATTTACACGGGCCGCGAGCTTTCCGCCGACGAAGAGCAGCGGCTGCGGCGGTTCTCAAAGTCGATCATCATCAAAGGCGCCAAATCGCCCGAGCGTCTGCTCGACGAGGTAACGCTCTTTCTCCACCAAGTAGTTTCGGAGCTCCCGCCCGAACAACAGCGGATGCTTGAGAAATCTCGCAGCCGCGATGCGGCCCTCGAAGGTCGTCACATCCTGGTGGTCGAAGACGACGTCCGCAACGTGTTCGCCCTGTCGAGCATCCTCGAGCCCCGCGGAGCCATCGTGCAGATCGCTCGCAACGGCCTCGAAGCGATCCGCGCCATCGAAGCCAGCGGCGGCGATTCGACTGCGGCGATCGACCTCGTGCTGATGGACGTCATGATGCCCGAGATGGATGGCATCACCGCCGTGATGGAAATTCGCAAGAATTCGCAATGGAAGAAGCTGCCGATCATCATGCTCACTGCAAAGGCGATGAAGGATGATCAGGAGCGCTGCCTCGCCGCCGGTGCCAACGATTACATGGCCAAGCCGATCGACGTGGAACGCTTGCTCTCGCTCGTCCGCGTGTGGATGCCCCGCTGA
- a CDS encoding alpha/beta hydrolase family protein: MVALRCLVACCLLGATASCYVEAKEQIPLVAGAKFAAKDTLDCGEEANDDARECLEALRWTPGEFSVELQPAEPGCGDWLVRFPSARPIGNAINDRVAMEWFAARDEQGAVRKARAVVVVHESGKRMTVGRIIARGVNAQGLHAFLLQLPGYGARRDEKLSDVERGLNSMQQAISDVRRARDAVAALPVVDDSTVAVQGTSLGGFVVSTVAGLDHGYERVFILLAGGDLQEVIFNGAKDAAKTRRKLAEAGVTDEQIKELARQVEPLRLAHRIDPAATWLYSGKYDDVVPPRCSAALAAAAKLPAGHHVEMDADHYSGFIHLPKVVRAICEQTASPAGDVGGQPSDLP, from the coding sequence ATGGTCGCGTTACGCTGCCTCGTTGCCTGTTGTCTGCTCGGAGCAACCGCTAGTTGCTACGTCGAGGCGAAAGAGCAAATACCGCTCGTCGCGGGAGCGAAGTTCGCCGCGAAAGACACGCTCGATTGCGGCGAAGAGGCGAACGACGACGCCCGCGAATGCCTCGAAGCGCTCCGTTGGACGCCGGGCGAATTCTCCGTTGAACTGCAGCCAGCCGAACCGGGCTGCGGCGACTGGCTCGTGCGATTCCCCTCAGCGCGGCCGATCGGCAACGCCATCAACGATCGCGTAGCGATGGAGTGGTTTGCGGCACGGGACGAGCAGGGCGCGGTTCGGAAAGCTCGTGCGGTGGTCGTCGTGCACGAATCGGGCAAGCGAATGACGGTCGGCCGCATCATTGCTCGCGGCGTCAACGCCCAGGGCTTGCATGCATTTCTGTTGCAGTTGCCGGGGTACGGCGCGCGGCGCGATGAGAAACTGTCGGATGTGGAGCGCGGCCTCAACTCGATGCAGCAAGCGATCTCCGACGTGCGGCGGGCCCGCGACGCCGTCGCGGCGTTGCCGGTCGTCGATGATTCGACCGTCGCCGTGCAAGGTACCAGTTTGGGCGGCTTCGTGGTTTCGACCGTGGCGGGGCTCGACCATGGCTACGAGCGGGTATTCATCCTGCTCGCCGGCGGGGACTTGCAGGAGGTGATTTTCAACGGCGCGAAAGACGCCGCCAAAACACGACGGAAGTTGGCGGAGGCGGGCGTCACCGACGAGCAAATCAAGGAGCTAGCACGCCAGGTCGAGCCGCTACGGCTGGCTCACCGCATCGACCCCGCCGCGACGTGGCTCTACAGCGGCAAATATGACGACGTGGTTCCGCCCCGATGCTCTGCGGCGCTGGCCGCGGCCGCCAAGCTGCCCGCGGGGCACCACGTCGAGATGGACGCCGACCACTACTCTGGCTTTATTCACTTGCCGAAAGTCGTCCGGGCAATTTGCGAGCAGACGGCGTCTCCGGCGGGGGATGTTGGCGGGCAGCCCTCCGACTTGCCGTAA
- a CDS encoding matrixin family metalloprotease, which produces MHQRRYFTLASLCATLGVVALPIAGEQAAAYEIVNRWSATQVDGGGLQRGDPVTLRWSIVPDGESYSRSSNSQLVQYLDDGWNIPAAQRTPDYTNRSWWTVMNTAYAQFARVSGIRMEYVAEKFANGVDTGLAGDIQIGGENIDSTPGGALADNTFPDSGDMRIDTTRETNGQPTFWHSTEAALRNLMIHETGHGVGLGHAQNTGVAAVMEGGLRTDIWGLQFDDVYALNRQYGDPLERNGGNDIASKASPLGSFTTGQSISRGRDAVDSTVNQFDSDWLGIDGTSDADWFRFTTVGTGFANIKLTPIGPSYVSVQQGNFNAAAQSDLTLQLLTANPTVSEIKRANNTGIGGVESIGAMFLSTPGDYLIRIRGNQDANQFYQLDVSFTEAPATGTSVDLNLDGVTSRADWELFLTYSYTNFPGLGQRDAFGRGDLDFDGDNDVADFRLFKSIFNSVNGAGAFENLLRVPEPSSLLLAGAFIGVAASRKRR; this is translated from the coding sequence ATGCACCAACGACGATACTTCACTTTGGCGTCTCTCTGCGCCACGCTCGGGGTAGTGGCCCTACCCATCGCTGGCGAGCAAGCGGCAGCCTACGAGATTGTGAACCGTTGGTCGGCGACTCAGGTCGACGGTGGCGGGCTGCAGCGCGGCGACCCGGTGACGCTGCGGTGGAGCATCGTTCCCGACGGCGAGTCGTACTCGCGTTCCAGCAATAGTCAATTAGTGCAGTATCTCGACGATGGCTGGAACATTCCCGCGGCGCAGCGGACGCCCGACTACACCAATCGTTCGTGGTGGACGGTGATGAACACCGCCTACGCGCAGTTCGCACGCGTGTCGGGCATCAGGATGGAATACGTCGCTGAGAAGTTCGCTAACGGCGTCGATACTGGGCTGGCAGGGGACATTCAAATTGGCGGCGAGAACATCGACAGCACGCCCGGAGGCGCACTTGCGGACAATACCTTCCCCGACAGCGGCGACATGCGGATCGACACGACCCGCGAAACAAACGGTCAGCCGACGTTCTGGCATTCAACGGAAGCCGCCCTACGGAATCTGATGATTCACGAAACAGGGCACGGCGTGGGGCTAGGGCATGCCCAGAACACTGGCGTCGCGGCGGTGATGGAAGGGGGCCTGCGAACTGATATCTGGGGCCTGCAGTTCGACGACGTCTACGCGCTCAATCGCCAGTACGGCGATCCGCTGGAGCGCAACGGCGGGAACGACATCGCCTCGAAGGCATCCCCGCTCGGCAGCTTTACGACAGGGCAATCGATTTCACGGGGACGTGACGCCGTAGACTCGACCGTCAATCAGTTCGACAGCGATTGGCTGGGGATCGACGGGACGAGCGACGCCGATTGGTTTCGTTTCACCACCGTGGGAACCGGGTTCGCGAACATCAAGCTGACGCCGATCGGTCCGAGCTACGTTTCGGTGCAGCAGGGGAATTTCAACGCCGCGGCGCAGAGCGATTTGACGCTGCAACTGTTGACTGCCAACCCGACGGTGAGCGAGATCAAGCGAGCGAACAACACCGGAATTGGCGGCGTGGAATCAATCGGCGCCATGTTTCTATCCACCCCGGGCGATTACTTAATTCGCATTCGCGGCAACCAGGACGCGAACCAGTTCTACCAGCTAGACGTCTCTTTCACCGAAGCTCCCGCGACTGGAACTTCCGTGGATCTCAATCTCGACGGGGTCACGTCGAGGGCGGACTGGGAATTGTTTTTGACTTATTCGTATACGAATTTTCCCGGCCTGGGGCAGCGCGATGCGTTCGGTCGCGGCGATCTTGACTTCGACGGCGACAACGACGTCGCTGACTTTCGACTGTTCAAGTCGATCTTCAACAGCGTGAACGGCGCGGGAGCGTTCGAGAATCTTTTGCGCGTGCCGGAACCAAGCTCGCTGCTGCTGGCGGGCGCGTTCATCGGCGTGGCTGCGTCACGCAAGCGCCGTTAG